From Haloarcula hispanica ATCC 33960, the proteins below share one genomic window:
- a CDS encoding succinate dehydrogenase/fumarate reductase iron-sulfur subunit yields MSTQIEQQETETEADEETEPEVESPGDRRRAQRDERQAQEQAQREVEEETLDDEDTITLKVFRYDPEIEGKQEPRFDDFSVPFHKGMTILDALIYARDHYDSSLTFRHSCRQAVCGSDALFVNGRQRLGCKTQISELEDPVRIEPLPHQEVVKDLVVDMEHFYDQMEAVEPYFDADETPDDKLEEQRQTRENREKVKMSTRCIWCGACMSSCNIAAGDNEYLGPAAINKAYRFAMDEREGENRKQERLRIIEQEHGVWRCQTQFSCTEVCPKDIPLTEHIQELKREAVKNNLKFW; encoded by the coding sequence ATGAGTACGCAAATCGAACAACAGGAGACCGAGACGGAGGCCGACGAAGAGACAGAGCCCGAGGTCGAATCCCCGGGCGACCGTCGGCGCGCACAGCGAGACGAACGACAGGCACAGGAGCAGGCCCAGCGGGAAGTCGAAGAGGAGACGCTCGACGACGAAGACACGATCACGCTGAAAGTGTTCCGCTACGACCCCGAAATCGAGGGGAAGCAGGAACCACGCTTCGACGACTTCAGCGTGCCGTTCCACAAGGGGATGACCATCCTCGATGCGCTCATCTACGCGCGGGACCACTACGACTCCTCGCTGACCTTCCGACACTCCTGTCGACAGGCTGTCTGTGGGTCGGACGCCCTGTTCGTCAACGGCAGGCAGCGCCTCGGCTGCAAGACGCAGATCTCCGAGCTTGAGGACCCGGTCCGCATCGAGCCGCTCCCCCATCAGGAGGTCGTGAAGGACCTCGTTGTCGATATGGAGCACTTCTACGACCAGATGGAGGCCGTCGAGCCGTACTTCGACGCCGACGAGACGCCGGACGACAAGCTCGAAGAGCAGCGCCAGACCCGGGAGAACCGCGAGAAGGTCAAGATGTCCACTCGGTGTATCTGGTGTGGCGCGTGTATGTCCTCGTGTAACATCGCCGCCGGCGACAACGAGTACCTCGGCCCCGCCGCTATCAACAAGGCGTACCGCTTCGCGATGGACGAGCGCGAGGGCGAGAACCGCAAGCAGGAACGCCTCCGTATCATCGAGCAGGAACACGGCGTCTGGCGCTGCCAGACCCAGTTCTCCTGTACCGAAGTGTGTCCAAAGGATATCCCGCTGACCGAGCACATCCAGGAACTCAAGCGGGAAGCGGTCAAGAACAACCTGAAGTTCTGGTAA
- a CDS encoding sensor histidine kinase, with amino-acid sequence MPDQYLTSTDDFEAVLAEAPSVLTVTDGELIIRFVSPAIERVLGYDMESLVGTNWLDLVHPEDTDRVLATLTGEREDDGAEYRFRNADGDWVWLETIVSSDTETDRDCRVFTSRDVSDRPRFEARFHQFVTHTSDVLTVFDEQGNVEYISPSVERVLGYEQDEMQDSDLFEYVHPDDLSNALTEFGRMIDDPGYIAVIEHRYRHADGDWIWAESRGQQVTNGPLEDHVVVTTRDISARKQREQELERQNQRLERFSDAISHDLRNPLDVLDGSLELARETGEEAHFERAERSIDRMYTLIDDLLVLAKQGVNPAEIETIDLNALSQRAWSMVDTQDATLETEADDSIKADEGAMLELLENLFRNAVEHGGDDVTVTVGTESWGFYVTDDGAGFPDGTADLFKPGYSTADDGTGFGLCIVEQIVDAHNWEVIATDSESGGARFEFICCGS; translated from the coding sequence ATGCCAGACCAGTATCTCACGTCAACTGATGACTTCGAAGCGGTGTTAGCCGAGGCACCCTCAGTACTGACAGTTACTGATGGAGAACTGATAATACGGTTTGTGAGCCCAGCGATCGAACGCGTGTTAGGGTACGATATGGAGTCGCTCGTCGGCACGAACTGGCTGGATCTCGTCCACCCGGAGGATACGGATCGCGTCCTCGCCACGCTTACGGGCGAACGGGAGGACGACGGGGCCGAGTACCGGTTCCGGAACGCCGATGGCGACTGGGTCTGGCTCGAAACCATCGTCTCATCAGACACCGAGACAGACCGCGATTGCCGGGTGTTCACCTCCCGCGACGTCAGCGACCGACCGCGCTTCGAGGCCCGGTTTCACCAGTTCGTTACCCACACCTCTGACGTGCTCACTGTGTTCGACGAGCAAGGCAATGTCGAGTACATCAGTCCGTCCGTGGAACGCGTCCTCGGCTACGAGCAAGACGAGATGCAGGACTCAGACCTCTTTGAGTACGTGCATCCGGACGACCTCTCGAACGCCCTCACCGAGTTCGGCCGGATGATAGACGACCCGGGGTATATCGCCGTCATCGAGCACCGCTATCGCCACGCAGACGGCGACTGGATCTGGGCGGAGTCCCGCGGCCAGCAAGTCACGAACGGCCCGCTGGAAGACCACGTCGTCGTGACGACCCGCGATATCTCCGCACGGAAACAGCGCGAACAGGAACTCGAACGACAGAACCAGCGCCTTGAGCGATTCTCGGACGCGATTAGTCACGACCTACGGAACCCGCTGGACGTCCTTGACGGCTCGCTCGAACTCGCACGTGAGACAGGCGAAGAAGCACATTTCGAGCGTGCCGAGCGGAGCATCGACCGGATGTACACGCTCATCGATGACTTGCTCGTGCTCGCCAAACAGGGCGTTAATCCCGCGGAAATCGAGACAATCGACCTCAACGCCCTTTCACAGCGGGCCTGGTCGATGGTCGACACGCAGGATGCGACGCTTGAAACCGAGGCCGACGACAGCATCAAAGCCGACGAAGGTGCGATGCTGGAATTACTGGAAAACCTCTTTCGGAACGCTGTCGAACACGGTGGCGACGACGTAACCGTCACTGTCGGGACAGAATCGTGGGGATTCTACGTCACGGACGACGGGGCGGGCTTCCCCGACGGGACTGCAGACCTGTTCAAACCCGGCTATTCAACGGCCGATGACGGAACCGGGTTCGGGCTCTGTATCGTCGAACAGATCGTCGACGCACACAACTGGGAGGTCATCGCGACTGACAGCGAGAGCGGCGGTGCGCGATTCGAGTTCATCTGTTGCGGTAGCTGA
- a CDS encoding FAD-binding protein: MYEHDVIVVGAGGAGLRAAIAADEEGADVALVTKLHPVRSHTGAAEGGINAALQEGDSWDLHAYDTMKGSDYLGDAPAIDTFAKDAPEEVIQLEHWGMPFSREDDGRVSQRPFGGLSYPRTTYAGAETGHHLLHTMYEQAVKRGIEVYDEWYVTQLAVTDHDDPEDRVCHGCVAYDIKSGEIQGFRANNGVILATGGLGQAFDHTTNAVANTGDGCAMAYRAGVPMEDMEMIQFHPTTLPSTGVLISEGVRGEGGILYNDNEERFMFEHGYANNEGELASRDVVARAELTEVNEGRGVEDEYVDLDMRHLGEERILDRLENILHLAEDFEGVDGLDEPMPVKPGQHYAMGGIECDENGETCIDGLYAAGETACVSLHGANRLGGNALPELLVFGARAGHHAAGKDMKTAEIQTGPSAKSEPGDVEPPVEPGAIDAGSDDVAADGAAVEPKAVLESTVEQERQRVEDLIESDGINHAEVRADVQETMTENVNVFRTEAGLEKALQDLRTARKEYENVAVEDPSRTYNTDLIHTIETRNILDVAEAITLGALAREEFRGAHWRAEHQERKDDEWIKHTMLAWNEGTPELYYKPVILEGDEETYEPKVRSY; this comes from the coding sequence ATGTACGAACACGATGTCATCGTGGTCGGCGCGGGTGGCGCTGGCCTCAGGGCGGCTATTGCAGCGGACGAAGAGGGTGCAGATGTGGCCCTCGTGACCAAGCTCCATCCAGTTCGGAGCCACACAGGTGCCGCGGAGGGTGGAATCAACGCCGCCCTTCAGGAAGGGGACTCCTGGGACCTCCACGCGTACGACACGATGAAGGGGTCCGACTACCTCGGCGACGCCCCTGCCATCGACACCTTCGCCAAGGACGCTCCGGAAGAGGTCATCCAGCTCGAACACTGGGGGATGCCCTTCTCCCGCGAGGACGACGGCCGCGTCTCACAGCGTCCCTTCGGCGGTCTCTCCTATCCGCGGACGACGTACGCCGGTGCCGAGACCGGTCACCACCTGCTGCACACGATGTACGAGCAGGCGGTCAAGCGCGGCATCGAGGTGTACGACGAGTGGTACGTGACCCAGCTCGCGGTCACCGACCACGACGACCCCGAGGACCGCGTCTGTCACGGCTGTGTCGCCTACGATATCAAGTCCGGCGAGATTCAGGGCTTCCGCGCGAACAACGGCGTGATTCTCGCAACCGGGGGCCTGGGCCAGGCCTTCGACCACACCACGAACGCCGTCGCCAACACCGGCGACGGCTGTGCGATGGCCTACCGCGCCGGCGTCCCGATGGAGGACATGGAGATGATCCAGTTCCACCCGACCACGCTGCCGTCCACGGGCGTCCTCATTTCTGAGGGGGTTCGCGGTGAGGGTGGTATCCTCTACAACGACAACGAGGAGCGGTTCATGTTCGAGCACGGCTACGCCAACAACGAGGGGGAACTGGCCTCCCGCGACGTGGTCGCTCGTGCCGAACTGACCGAGGTCAACGAGGGCCGCGGGGTCGAAGACGAGTACGTCGACCTCGACATGCGCCACCTCGGGGAGGAACGCATCCTCGACCGTCTTGAGAACATCCTCCACCTCGCGGAGGACTTCGAGGGCGTCGACGGCCTCGACGAGCCGATGCCGGTCAAGCCCGGCCAGCACTACGCCATGGGCGGCATCGAGTGCGACGAGAACGGCGAGACGTGCATCGACGGCCTCTACGCGGCCGGCGAGACCGCGTGTGTCTCGCTGCACGGTGCGAACCGGCTCGGGGGCAACGCCCTGCCGGAACTACTCGTGTTCGGTGCCCGCGCCGGCCATCACGCCGCCGGCAAGGACATGAAGACCGCCGAAATCCAGACCGGCCCCTCCGCCAAGAGCGAGCCCGGCGACGTGGAGCCGCCGGTCGAACCCGGTGCCATCGACGCCGGCAGCGACGACGTCGCCGCCGACGGAGCGGCTGTCGAGCCAAAGGCGGTCCTCGAAAGCACCGTCGAGCAGGAGCGCCAGCGCGTCGAGGACCTCATCGAATCCGACGGCATCAACCACGCCGAGGTCCGCGCGGACGTGCAGGAGACGATGACCGAGAACGTCAACGTGTTCCGGACCGAAGCGGGTCTGGAGAAGGCCCTTCAGGACCTCCGGACGGCGCGCAAGGAGTACGAGAACGTCGCCGTCGAAGACCCGTCCCGGACCTACAACACGGACCTCATCCACACCATCGAGACCCGCAACATCCTCGACGTGGCCGAGGCCATCACGCTCGGCGCGCTCGCACGCGAGGAGTTCCGTGGCGCACACTGGCGTGCGGAGCACCAAGAACGCAAGGACGACGAGTGGATCAAGCACACGATGCTCGCCTGGAACGAGGGTACCCCCGAACTCTACTACAAGCCCGTCATCCTCGAAGGCGACGAGGAGACCTACGAGCCGAAAGTCCGGTCGTACTGA
- a CDS encoding cupin domain-containing protein: MSYTKVNYTDVEPVADAMHFLRDPLDCEQVGVTVLDCEAGWTGKPHDHADEGHEEVYVLIEGEATVEVDGDDVALTAGDAIRLPPEAERTIHNGDTESTFVLVGAP, encoded by the coding sequence GTGAGCTACACGAAAGTCAACTACACCGACGTGGAACCGGTCGCCGATGCGATGCACTTCCTCCGGGACCCGCTGGACTGTGAGCAGGTCGGCGTCACTGTGCTGGATTGCGAGGCCGGCTGGACCGGCAAACCGCACGACCACGCCGACGAGGGCCACGAGGAGGTGTACGTCCTTATCGAGGGAGAAGCGACTGTCGAGGTTGACGGCGACGACGTGGCTCTCACTGCGGGCGACGCAATCAGACTCCCGCCGGAGGCGGAGCGAACGATTCACAACGGCGATACCGAGAGCACGTTCGTCCTCGTCGGCGCACCCTGA
- a CDS encoding DUF7385 family protein yields MDDFDELRSSLTPREDNEAIASYQNTTAVACPSCEEPFDDMVVCKQEFTSLNLDFEMDLCTTINDGNVVLFTHK; encoded by the coding sequence ATGGACGATTTTGACGAACTCCGCTCGTCGTTGACGCCGCGCGAGGACAACGAGGCGATCGCTTCCTACCAGAACACGACGGCTGTGGCCTGTCCATCCTGTGAAGAACCGTTCGACGATATGGTCGTCTGTAAGCAGGAGTTCACCTCCCTCAATCTCGATTTCGAGATGGACCTCTGTACGACTATCAACGATGGGAACGTCGTGTTGTTTACCCACAAGTAA
- a CDS encoding nicotinate-nucleotide--dimethylbenzimidazole phosphoribosyltransferase, which translates to MTSPGGGTRFALVAGTTETADRAGISAAGADPELMSVTPAADAELVTYGSPVRTGVTPVSPSGCPTPALVTRAVRDVLGFDVTVVDGGLAEKTGAPTVSVGARPGKDIAEQDPVSTAHGAFAAARQLGQALPADELYLGETIPGGTTTALGVLRALGEDGMVSSSLPENPTAQKSEVVAEGLQASSLEPGDAANEPKRAVRRMGDPVLATLAGLTAGAVESDTAVTLAGGSQCVAVAALVRHGGYEGPLGLATTSYVADDGSADVRASADRLDLDLTVTDPGFDRSDHVAMERFVAGEAKEGVGMGGALALADRAGIPMAEVRDRFAAIYDDLIGDAPTATAEERT; encoded by the coding sequence ATGACTTCACCCGGTGGCGGAACGCGCTTCGCACTCGTCGCAGGAACCACGGAGACCGCGGATCGGGCGGGGATTAGCGCCGCCGGAGCCGACCCCGAACTGATGTCGGTAACGCCCGCGGCAGACGCCGAACTGGTGACTTACGGTAGTCCGGTTCGTACGGGTGTGACACCGGTCAGTCCCAGCGGCTGTCCGACGCCAGCGCTGGTGACACGAGCCGTCCGGGACGTCCTGGGATTTGACGTCACTGTGGTCGACGGCGGACTGGCCGAGAAAACGGGCGCGCCGACAGTCTCCGTCGGCGCACGCCCGGGAAAGGACATCGCGGAGCAGGACCCGGTGTCGACGGCCCACGGGGCGTTCGCGGCCGCCCGACAGCTCGGGCAGGCACTCCCGGCCGACGAGCTGTATCTGGGCGAAACCATTCCCGGCGGGACGACGACGGCACTCGGCGTCCTCCGTGCGCTGGGCGAGGACGGGATGGTCTCCTCGTCGCTCCCCGAAAACCCCACAGCGCAGAAATCGGAGGTGGTCGCCGAGGGCCTCCAGGCCAGTTCGCTGGAACCGGGCGACGCCGCGAACGAACCGAAACGGGCGGTCCGCCGGATGGGTGACCCCGTTCTGGCAACGCTCGCCGGGCTGACCGCAGGGGCCGTCGAGAGCGATACCGCAGTGACGCTGGCCGGCGGCAGCCAGTGCGTCGCCGTCGCTGCGCTGGTCCGCCACGGCGGCTACGAGGGACCGCTCGGACTGGCGACGACGAGCTACGTGGCCGACGACGGGAGCGCCGACGTGCGGGCGTCGGCTGACCGACTCGACCTCGACCTGACGGTGACAGACCCCGGCTTCGACCGGAGCGATCACGTCGCGATGGAGCGGTTTGTCGCCGGCGAGGCGAAGGAGGGGGTCGGCATGGGCGGCGCGCTGGCGCTCGCCGACCGCGCCGGCATCCCGATGGCGGAGGTCCGTGACCGCTTCGCGGCCATCTACGACGACCTGATCGGCGACGCGCCCACAGCAACGGCCGAGGAGAGGACGTGA
- a CDS encoding cobyrinic acid a,c-diamide synthase, producing the protein MEGFVLAGTSSGVGKTVATLATLTALEDAGYQPQPAKAGPDFIDPSHHEALVDTPSRTLDPWLAGEDGMRRTYWRGTGDICIVEGVMGLYDGTKTSTAAVAEGLDLPVVLVVDAKAGMESVAATALGFAQYADRIGVDIEVAGILAQRAHGGRHADGIRDALPEGLTYFGRIPPMSDLDIPDRHLGLHMGSEAGLDRDALSTAAETIDIEQLVDVAREPPEVAPQGKDSDGVAADHRIAVAQDSAFCFIYPSVLERLRSEASVEPFSPVAGDSVPDADAIYLPGGYPELHGESLETGGTLDEIARRAADGVPVYGECGGLMALSESLTTTDGDTYEMAGVLPADIEMQERYQALDHVELEARTDTAVAASGAHRRGHEFHYSAAALGSDASFAFDMVRGDGIDGEHDGLTEYSTIGTYCHCHGESGAFDRLLAVPSKDI; encoded by the coding sequence ATGGAGGGGTTCGTTCTCGCCGGCACAAGCTCCGGCGTCGGCAAGACCGTTGCCACGCTGGCGACCTTGACAGCGCTCGAAGACGCCGGGTATCAGCCCCAGCCGGCCAAGGCTGGCCCGGACTTCATTGACCCGAGTCATCACGAAGCACTCGTCGACACACCGTCGCGGACGCTCGACCCCTGGCTTGCGGGCGAGGACGGGATGCGCCGGACCTACTGGCGCGGCACGGGCGATATCTGCATTGTGGAGGGCGTGATGGGGCTCTACGACGGGACGAAGACGTCGACGGCAGCGGTCGCCGAGGGGCTGGACCTCCCGGTCGTTCTGGTCGTCGATGCGAAAGCCGGCATGGAGAGCGTCGCCGCGACGGCGCTGGGGTTCGCGCAGTACGCCGACCGCATCGGTGTCGACATCGAGGTGGCTGGCATCCTCGCACAGCGCGCCCACGGCGGCCGACACGCCGACGGCATCAGGGACGCGCTCCCCGAGGGCCTCACCTACTTCGGTCGGATTCCGCCGATGTCGGACCTAGATATTCCGGACCGCCATCTCGGGCTACACATGGGCTCGGAGGCCGGGCTCGACCGCGACGCGCTCTCGACGGCGGCGGAGACCATCGATATCGAACAGCTGGTCGACGTGGCACGGGAGCCACCGGAAGTCGCGCCTCAGGGAAAGGACAGCGACGGCGTGGCGGCCGACCACCGAATCGCCGTCGCGCAGGACAGCGCGTTCTGTTTCATCTACCCCTCAGTACTCGAACGACTCCGGTCTGAGGCGTCCGTCGAGCCGTTCTCGCCGGTCGCCGGTGACTCGGTGCCCGACGCCGACGCCATATATCTGCCCGGCGGCTATCCGGAACTCCACGGAGAGTCGCTCGAAACCGGCGGCACACTCGACGAGATAGCCCGTCGTGCCGCCGACGGCGTCCCGGTCTACGGCGAGTGCGGCGGCCTGATGGCGCTGTCGGAGTCGCTGACGACGACCGACGGCGACACCTACGAGATGGCTGGAGTTCTCCCCGCAGATATCGAGATGCAGGAGCGGTATCAGGCGCTTGACCACGTTGAGTTAGAAGCACGGACAGACACCGCCGTGGCCGCGTCCGGAGCGCACCGCCGCGGACACGAGTTTCACTACTCCGCTGCGGCCCTCGGCAGCGATGCGTCGTTCGCTTTCGACATGGTTCGGGGCGACGGTATCGACGGCGAACACGACGGCCTCACAGAATACAGCACCATCGGGACGTACTGTCATTGCCACGGCGAAAGTGGCGCGTTCGACCGTCTGCTTGCAGTGCCTTCGAAGGATATCTGA
- the dacZ gene encoding diadenylate cyclase DacZ, whose translation MNELRDLLGDLVADVDAVFLFSPNASFFEEFDDVDEEIVVVGPENTLDAEPFVELPIDFTDLEGRLRFGIEGALEQGIVDEGDEVLCVTEVLDGAENTLVRVQTNDFSPSGVYDMFVNSRADASVVRDVFEVAIELGKKGQKGKPVGALFVVGDAGKVMNKSRPLSYNPFEKSHVHVGDPIVNVMLKEFSRLDGAFVISDAGKIVSAYRYLEPSAEGVDIPKGLGARHMAAGAVTRDTMATAIVLSESDGLVRAFKGGELVLEIDPEEY comes from the coding sequence ATGAACGAGTTGCGCGACCTGCTCGGAGACCTGGTCGCAGACGTCGACGCCGTGTTCCTGTTTTCCCCGAACGCGTCGTTCTTCGAGGAGTTCGACGACGTTGACGAGGAAATCGTCGTCGTCGGCCCGGAGAACACCCTCGATGCGGAGCCGTTCGTCGAACTACCGATCGATTTCACTGACCTCGAAGGCCGTCTCCGCTTTGGTATCGAGGGCGCACTGGAGCAGGGCATCGTCGACGAGGGCGACGAGGTGCTCTGTGTGACAGAGGTGCTGGACGGGGCCGAGAACACGCTCGTGCGGGTCCAGACCAACGACTTCTCACCGTCCGGCGTGTACGACATGTTCGTCAACTCGCGGGCGGACGCAAGCGTCGTTCGTGACGTGTTCGAGGTCGCCATCGAACTGGGGAAGAAAGGCCAGAAGGGCAAGCCCGTCGGCGCGCTGTTCGTCGTCGGCGACGCCGGCAAGGTGATGAACAAGTCCCGGCCGCTGTCGTACAACCCTTTCGAGAAGTCCCACGTCCACGTCGGCGACCCCATTGTCAACGTGATGCTCAAGGAGTTCTCGCGGCTCGACGGTGCCTTTGTCATCTCCGACGCCGGCAAGATCGTCTCCGCGTACCGGTACCTCGAACCCTCCGCAGAGGGGGTCGACATCCCCAAGGGACTCGGTGCTCGGCACATGGCGGCCGGCGCGGTCACCCGTGACACCATGGCGACGGCTATCGTTCTCTCGGAGAGCGACGGGCTCGTACGGGCGTTCAAAGGCGGGGAGTTAGTCCTCGAGATCGATCCCGAGGAGTACTGA
- a CDS encoding mechanosensitive ion channel domain-containing protein yields MQFGFDWATIIRQVFSPQGTFVFSLVVLAFGIVLGYLVWRSSRRFMRELGVPEAVEGTPFERTARGLGTSTVGIVSNLAALFIYITTVTAVLNIAQLTDPELYWARFTSFLPDLFIALFAVIIGLIAGDKAKLIVSERLRSVKMPEATVLPELVKYSIFYLAVLIALGQLGVETLALLILLGAYAFGLVFVCGLALKDILQAGAAGLYLLLTEPYSIGDEIVIGDQSGIVQEVDILVTRIESDGEEYIIPNKRVFNTGIVRIRG; encoded by the coding sequence ATGCAGTTTGGTTTCGACTGGGCAACCATCATCCGGCAGGTGTTCTCGCCACAGGGAACGTTCGTCTTTTCGCTCGTGGTACTGGCGTTTGGCATCGTGCTCGGCTATCTCGTCTGGCGCTCGTCCCGGCGGTTCATGCGCGAACTCGGTGTGCCAGAGGCAGTTGAGGGGACACCGTTCGAGCGGACGGCGCGGGGACTCGGCACATCAACTGTCGGCATCGTCTCGAACCTGGCGGCGCTGTTTATCTACATTACGACGGTCACCGCCGTCCTCAACATCGCGCAACTGACAGACCCGGAACTGTACTGGGCCCGCTTCACGTCGTTCCTACCTGACCTGTTTATCGCCCTGTTCGCCGTCATCATCGGCCTCATCGCGGGCGACAAGGCCAAGCTCATCGTCTCCGAGCGACTGCGCAGCGTCAAGATGCCCGAGGCGACGGTGCTGCCCGAACTCGTCAAGTACAGTATCTTCTATCTGGCAGTACTCATCGCACTCGGGCAACTGGGCGTCGAGACGCTCGCCCTGCTCATTCTCCTCGGGGCGTACGCGTTCGGGCTGGTGTTCGTCTGTGGACTGGCACTGAAGGACATCCTGCAGGCCGGTGCAGCCGGTCTTTACCTCCTGTTGACAGAGCCATACAGCATCGGGGACGAAATTGTCATCGGTGACCAGAGCGGCATCGTGCAAGAAGTCGACATCCTCGTCACGCGTATCGAGAGCGACGGCGAGGAGTACATCATCCCGAACAAGCGCGTGTTCAACACGGGTATCGTCCGTATTCGCGGCTAA